A section of the Candidatus Zixiibacteriota bacterium genome encodes:
- a CDS encoding aminotransferase class I/II-fold pyridoxal phosphate-dependent enzyme: protein MELFEKCKKFTEARKVIASGYYPYFIPISSEQDTKVTVRGKEMIMIGSNNYLGLTSHPQVKQAAIDAIKIYGSGCTGSRFLNGTLDIHEELERRLAQFMNKEAALVFSTGFQTNLGTISALVNKGDYIIMDRSDHASIVDGCRLSFGKVLKFRHSNMSDLKRVLSSLPKNAGKLIIVDGVFSMEGDIAKLPEIIDLAKKHHARVMVDDAHSIGVLGENGRGTAEHFGLEDEVDIIMGTFSKSFASIGGFIAGSEEVIHYVKHFSRALIFSASPPPSAVATVSKALDIIMAEPQRRKHLWQITHRMHRGFRELGFDIGDTETPIIPIMVGENLKTFKFWKMLFDQGLFANTAISPAVPPGTARIRTSYIATHTDSQMDRVLEVFEKVGKKMGVI from the coding sequence TTGGAACTCTTCGAGAAGTGCAAAAAGTTTACTGAGGCAAGAAAGGTCATAGCCTCCGGCTACTATCCTTACTTTATCCCTATCTCCTCAGAACAGGACACCAAGGTCACGGTACGGGGAAAAGAGATGATAATGATCGGCTCTAATAACTACCTGGGTTTAACCTCGCATCCTCAGGTTAAGCAGGCAGCCATTGACGCTATAAAAATCTATGGCTCAGGCTGTACCGGTTCACGTTTCTTGAACGGAACATTGGATATCCATGAAGAGTTAGAGAGAAGGTTAGCCCAGTTTATGAACAAGGAAGCCGCTTTGGTTTTCTCTACCGGATTTCAGACTAACCTGGGCACAATCTCTGCTCTGGTGAACAAGGGAGACTATATCATAATGGACCGGTCTGACCATGCCTCAATCGTAGACGGCTGCAGACTCTCTTTTGGAAAGGTTTTGAAGTTCAGGCATAGCAATATGTCGGATCTGAAACGGGTCTTGTCTTCTCTTCCTAAGAATGCCGGGAAACTGATCATCGTGGATGGGGTCTTCAGCATGGAGGGGGATATTGCCAAGCTGCCGGAGATTATAGACTTAGCAAAAAAACATCATGCCCGGGTGATGGTGGATGATGCACATTCCATAGGGGTTTTGGGAGAAAATGGCAGAGGCACAGCCGAGCATTTCGGCTTGGAAGATGAAGTGGATATCATAATGGGGACATTCTCCAAGTCGTTTGCCTCTATCGGCGGGTTCATAGCAGGCTCTGAGGAGGTTATCCATTATGTCAAGCATTTTTCCAGGGCATTGATCTTTTCTGCCTCTCCCCCACCCTCCGCAGTGGCAACCGTTTCCAAAGCTTTGGACATAATCATGGCTGAGCCGCAGAGGAGAAAGCACCTCTGGCAGATAACCCATCGCATGCACAGGGGTTTTAGAGAGTTAGGGTTTGACATCGGGGATACTGAGACCCCTATCATACCTATAATGGTCGGCGAAAATTTAAAAACTTTCAAGTTCTGGAAGATGCTTTTCGACCAGGGTTTATTTGCCAACACCGCCATTTCCCCCGCAGTCCCGCCCGGCACGGCCCGCATAAGAACCAGCTACATCGCCACCCACACCGACTCCCAGATGGACAGAGTCTTAGAGGTTTTCGAAAAAGTCGGGAAAAAGATGGGGGTTATTTAA
- a CDS encoding transposase: MEETYKVYAHNPPHLFRPSSKYFITGSTYLKKHFLTPESSKRRLLDSIVKGCEKYNWVLEDWVILNNHYHLMLNAPDKADTLGAMFKEVHKFTAMWLQENFPELKDEKKIFYNYWDSCITFEKSYFARLNYIYYNPVKHGYIKEAGDYLWSSYRFRLKEEFNYLNEIKEKYPWDKVKVKDDF; this comes from the coding sequence ATGGAAGAGACTTATAAGGTCTATGCTCACAACCCTCCTCACCTATTCAGACCTAGTTCCAAATATTTTATAACAGGTTCAACCTATCTGAAGAAGCATTTTCTTACACCTGAAAGTAGTAAAAGACGACTTTTAGATTCCATAGTTAAAGGATGTGAGAAATATAATTGGGTTTTAGAAGACTGGGTTATTCTTAACAACCATTATCATCTGATGTTAAATGCACCAGATAAAGCTGATACATTAGGTGCGATGTTTAAAGAGGTTCATAAATTTACCGCCATGTGGCTACAGGAGAATTTCCCGGAATTGAAAGATGAAAAAAAGATATTTTATAACTACTGGGATAGCTGTATCACTTTTGAAAAATCTTATTTTGCCAGGTTGAATTATATTTATTATAATCCTGTAAAACATGGCTATATTAAAGAAGCTGGTGATTACTTATGGAGTAGCTATAGATTCAGATTAAAAGAAGAATTTAATTACTTAAACGAGATAAAAGAAAAATACCCCTGGGATAAGGTGAAGGTGAAAGATGATTTCTGA
- a CDS encoding aminotransferase class V-fold PLP-dependent enzyme, whose product MALREIKNKELRRYRKEFPFIREITFLNHASFGPIPSRALKSTYEYYEALTLQKVVDMDKLTFERLDRIRTYLAKMIKAKPSEIGLVPNTSYGLNVAVNGLKWKNGDKVLLSDVEFPANVYPWLNLRRKGVEIKFIKSKNGFFDIDNLLKTIDSRCRVLSLGYVQFFNGFKNDLETIGKICQEKDIFLVVDGIQGVGCVDLDVKKAKIDFLACGGQKWLLSSLGTGFFYLSEQAKRKIEPSFFGWMGVDWNLNFSDLLKYDLKPFASSRRFEIGTYPFSTLWTMCSSLELLSEIGTRAIEKQVLRLLDFLLDYLKDSLYQVKSSLDPLHRSGILSFSGKDTARLFQILSKEKILVSFRENSIRVSPHFYNSPEDIQRLIQVLKKV is encoded by the coding sequence ATGGCTTTAAGGGAAATTAAAAATAAAGAGCTGAGAAGGTATAGAAAGGAGTTTCCCTTCATCCGGGAGATCACCTTTCTGAACCACGCCTCTTTTGGACCGATTCCATCCAGAGCACTCAAAAGCACCTACGAATACTATGAGGCGCTGACCCTTCAGAAAGTTGTGGATATGGATAAGCTGACCTTTGAAAGGCTTGACCGGATCAGAACCTATCTGGCGAAAATGATAAAGGCAAAACCATCCGAGATCGGGCTGGTGCCGAATACTTCCTATGGCTTAAATGTCGCTGTCAACGGATTAAAATGGAAAAATGGTGACAAGGTCTTGCTTTCAGATGTGGAGTTTCCAGCCAATGTCTATCCCTGGCTGAATTTGAGAAGAAAAGGAGTGGAGATAAAATTCATAAAAAGCAAGAACGGTTTTTTCGACATCGATAACCTGCTTAAAACTATTGACTCCAGATGCAGGGTTTTAAGTTTAGGTTATGTGCAGTTTTTCAACGGCTTTAAAAACGATCTGGAGACCATAGGAAAAATCTGCCAGGAAAAAGATATCTTCCTGGTGGTGGATGGAATCCAGGGGGTGGGATGCGTGGATTTGGACGTGAAAAAAGCAAAAATCGATTTTTTAGCCTGTGGAGGTCAGAAATGGTTACTCTCCTCTTTAGGAACCGGATTTTTCTATCTATCTGAACAGGCTAAGAGAAAAATCGAGCCTTCATTTTTCGGCTGGATGGGTGTTGACTGGAACCTGAATTTCTCTGACCTTTTAAAATACGACCTTAAGCCTTTTGCCTCCAGCCGGAGATTTGAAATAGGGACTTATCCTTTTTCAACTCTCTGGACTATGTGCTCATCTTTGGAGCTTTTATCTGAAATAGGGACAAGAGCGATTGAAAAACAGGTCTTAAGACTTCTGGATTTCTTGCTGGACTATTTGAAAGATTCCCTTTATCAGGTTAAAAGCTCACTTGATCCGCTACACAGGTCAGGGATACTCTCATTTTCAGGTAAGGATACTGCCAGGCTATTTCAAATACTTTCCAAAGAAAAGATCCTGGTCTCTTTTCGGGAGAATTCGATCCGGGTTTCCCCGCATTTCTACAATTCGC
- a CDS encoding NAD-dependent epimerase/dehydratase family protein: MSPKALVTGGNGFVGSHLVEALLKKGYEVVCLVRNKSDLRFLSGLQVEYKYGDITDKSSLIEPLKGVDFIFHVAGITRAKNKAEYFRVNASGTKNLVQACFEMNPHVKRFIYVSSQTAAGPGKDLHPKDENAKCEPINDYGKSKLEGEKEVLNFKDKLPVTIIRPPAVYGPRDKDILYFFQMINKGIIPSFGLKESYLSLVYVKDLVRGLILAVESQKSSGQIYFLTDGKTYSWSEAFGIVRDSLGVRAIRLKIPKSLLVTFAFFSEAFTRLLGKTPLLHLGRAKELCQRFWLSDTSKAKTDLGFVPEYDLKKGALETVRWYKENKWL, translated from the coding sequence TTGAGTCCCAAGGCTTTAGTCACTGGCGGAAACGGATTTGTAGGCAGTCATTTAGTGGAAGCTCTGCTAAAAAAGGGATATGAGGTTGTCTGCCTGGTAAGGAATAAAAGCGACTTAAGATTCCTTTCGGGACTGCAGGTAGAATATAAATATGGTGACATAACCGACAAAAGCTCATTGATAGAGCCTTTAAAAGGGGTGGATTTCATCTTTCATGTGGCGGGAATTACCCGGGCTAAAAATAAGGCGGAGTATTTCAGGGTAAATGCATCAGGAACCAAAAATCTCGTTCAAGCCTGTTTTGAGATGAATCCTCATGTTAAAAGATTTATCTATGTAAGCAGCCAGACTGCTGCAGGGCCAGGCAAAGACCTTCATCCCAAAGATGAAAACGCCAAATGCGAGCCGATTAACGATTATGGCAAGAGTAAACTGGAGGGGGAAAAAGAGGTCTTAAACTTTAAGGACAAACTCCCAGTTACCATCATCAGGCCCCCTGCAGTTTATGGCCCAAGGGATAAGGATATTTTGTATTTCTTTCAGATGATAAACAAGGGGATAATCCCATCCTTCGGGCTTAAAGAAAGTTATCTTTCCTTGGTCTATGTGAAAGATCTAGTCCGGGGGTTGATCCTGGCAGTAGAAAGCCAGAAAAGCTCAGGGCAGATCTATTTTCTTACAGATGGAAAAACCTATTCCTGGTCTGAAGCTTTCGGGATTGTCCGGGATTCCTTAGGCGTGAGAGCCATTAGATTGAAAATACCCAAATCGCTGCTGGTTACTTTCGCCTTTTTTTCAGAAGCTTTTACGCGCCTTCTGGGTAAGACCCCTTTGCTTCATTTAGGGAGAGCTAAAGAACTCTGCCAGAGATTCTGGCTTAGCGATACCTCAAAGGCTAAAACTGACCTGGGCTTTGTACCGGAATATGATTTAAAAAAGGGAGCCTTGGAGACTGTAAGATGGTATAAGGAGAATAAATGGCTTTAA